The following proteins are encoded in a genomic region of Desulfosporosinus youngiae DSM 17734:
- a CDS encoding efflux RND transporter periplasmic adaptor subunit, producing the protein MTKRLWWIAGAMLSVLALALGVWWFWGRPQGPLKVKAGVVAPVSMQEDVYATGSVVPVSRQEVRVLTPGQVAKVEVKVGDTVKVGQALVSLDTTLVDAQVAQARVSVEAAQAAVNTAQANLDELKKAQSAANLSGLGAESGAVSASSLLPDFLSDGKNLLQENPISPAVINQAEGALAQSKAALKQAQEMLKVAQVQQGQLIHKAGIAGTVLEVNAQEGSLASAQLPLVVVADLTQMNVEAQLNEVDAGKVRVGGKAIISSKMLGETTVQGTIVEISPTAVAKPSVQGNASPTVGVKIRLDKAPLELKPGFTVTIEIVIATKEGIIAVPQEALFQEGNKNYVYRIQAGRLEKTEVTLGIGNDTHQEITSGLKAGDQVVLNPSTDFSEGMLVAPEVGSGGS; encoded by the coding sequence GTGACGAAACGTCTCTGGTGGATAGCCGGGGCAATGCTCTCTGTTCTTGCGTTAGCCTTGGGTGTATGGTGGTTTTGGGGAAGGCCTCAGGGTCCACTGAAGGTCAAAGCCGGGGTGGTGGCTCCGGTTTCGATGCAGGAAGATGTCTATGCGACGGGAAGTGTTGTTCCGGTGTCACGCCAGGAAGTGCGCGTTTTGACTCCCGGGCAGGTAGCGAAGGTGGAGGTCAAGGTTGGGGATACAGTTAAAGTGGGGCAGGCCCTCGTTTCGCTGGATACGACGCTTGTTGATGCCCAAGTGGCTCAGGCAAGGGTGAGTGTCGAGGCGGCACAGGCAGCGGTCAATACGGCTCAGGCTAATTTAGATGAGCTGAAGAAAGCTCAAAGTGCTGCGAATTTAAGCGGTTTAGGGGCGGAAAGCGGCGCTGTTAGTGCCAGCTCTTTGCTTCCGGATTTTCTGAGCGACGGTAAGAATTTGCTCCAGGAAAACCCGATTTCACCTGCGGTTATTAACCAGGCGGAGGGTGCTTTGGCACAAAGTAAAGCGGCTTTAAAACAGGCTCAGGAAATGTTGAAAGTTGCTCAGGTGCAACAGGGGCAATTGATCCATAAAGCCGGAATCGCCGGAACGGTTCTGGAAGTTAATGCTCAAGAAGGCAGTCTTGCATCCGCGCAGCTGCCGTTAGTTGTGGTCGCTGATCTGACCCAAATGAATGTTGAGGCTCAGTTGAATGAAGTAGATGCGGGAAAGGTTCGAGTTGGCGGAAAAGCGATTATCTCCAGTAAGATGTTGGGAGAAACCACAGTTCAAGGAACGATTGTTGAAATATCTCCGACGGCGGTCGCCAAACCAAGCGTTCAGGGGAACGCGTCCCCGACCGTCGGGGTAAAAATCCGTTTGGATAAAGCACCGCTGGAGCTTAAGCCCGGTTTTACGGTGACGATTGAAATTGTTATTGCGACTAAAGAAGGGATCATAGCTGTCCCGCAGGAAGCTCTTTTCCAAGAAGGAAATAAGAACTATGTTTACCGAATCCAGGCGGGTCGCCTGGAGAAAACAGAGGTGACCCTTGGAATCGGCAATGATACTCACCAAGAGATTACCTCCGGTTTAAAGGCCGGGGATCAGGTAGTTTTAAATCCTTCGACTGATTTCTCGGAAGGCATGCTCGTCGCCCCTGAGGTGGGAAGTGGAGGCTCATGA
- a CDS encoding glycine betaine ABC transporter substrate-binding protein, whose translation MKKRSLFLVAVLSLTLALGGVFGCGSKEPAAGSAPDKAKEGPAIKISSKTFTEAALLGTMTLQYMEELGYPVENKMGLGELAVIRPALTSGQIDLYWEYTGTGVLNLMEHEPVFDADESYKLIKDWDAKNGIAWLDYAPLNDTYGIVVRSDIAEKYNLKTTSDYVALVKKGEGLKFVGFPEWEGRADGLPAFEKVYDFKMPKNDYVNVAMGLNYETLANKKGDLALAFTTEPRIVTDKLVMLEDDKKAFPVYNAAPVVRQEIVDAYPTLAEDLKKLSSVLDTKTITELNMQVDVEKKSIEEVSTTFLKSKQLLK comes from the coding sequence ATGAAAAAACGATCATTATTTCTCGTTGCAGTCTTGTCCCTGACATTAGCTTTGGGCGGGGTCTTTGGCTGCGGTTCCAAGGAGCCTGCTGCCGGATCTGCTCCAGATAAGGCAAAGGAAGGACCTGCCATTAAGATTTCCTCCAAAACCTTCACCGAAGCGGCACTTTTAGGAACGATGACCCTCCAATACATGGAAGAACTAGGCTATCCCGTTGAAAACAAGATGGGTCTCGGTGAATTGGCCGTTATCAGACCTGCTCTGACCTCCGGGCAAATTGATCTCTATTGGGAATACACTGGTACGGGTGTCTTGAATTTAATGGAACATGAACCTGTATTTGATGCTGATGAAAGCTACAAACTCATTAAAGATTGGGATGCCAAGAACGGAATTGCGTGGCTGGATTATGCCCCACTTAATGATACTTACGGAATTGTGGTTCGATCAGATATTGCCGAAAAGTATAACTTGAAGACCACGTCTGACTATGTTGCTCTGGTGAAGAAGGGGGAAGGCCTTAAATTTGTCGGTTTCCCTGAATGGGAAGGACGAGCAGATGGGCTGCCGGCTTTCGAGAAAGTCTATGATTTCAAAATGCCTAAAAACGATTATGTTAATGTAGCTATGGGTCTAAACTACGAGACGCTTGCCAATAAAAAAGGGGATCTGGCATTAGCCTTCACGACAGAACCCAGGATTGTTACAGATAAGCTGGTAATGCTGGAAGATGATAAGAAAGCCTTCCCGGTCTATAACGCAGCTCCTGTCGTACGTCAGGAAATTGTGGATGCCTATCCTACCCTGGCAGAGGATCTTAAGAAATTGAGTTCTGTGTTGGATACAAAGACTATTACTGAATTAAACATGCAAGTCGATGTTGAGAAGAAGTCTATCGAAGAAGTTTCAACAACCTTCTTAAAAAGTAAGCAATTGTTAAAATAA
- the obgE gene encoding GTPase ObgE — MFYDQAKIYVKGGDGGAGAVAFRREKYVPEGGPSGGDGGRGGNVVFMGDEGLRTLVDFRYKRHYKGDRGEHGQSKNMSGRGGADIVLRIPVGTVVFDDGTGETIADITEHGQRVVVAAGGRGGRGNARFMSNTNKAPTIAENGEPGVERWLRLELKLLADVGLVGFPNVGKSTIISKVSAAKPKIADYHFTTLVPNLGVVDIEDGESFVMADIPGLIEGAHTGAGLGHEFLRHTERTRLILHVLDISGSEERDPLEDLRIIQDELSLYSPALAERPVIIVANKIDIPGAEEHLQRLKNEVGDRHEIFAVSAATGEGLETLIYHIAQVLPDIPAPKIVSLPAEHRVTKAETGKRFEIRKEEGLFIIEGAEIEKHVKMTFFDQEDSIYRFQNILKVMGVDDALREEGIKEGDQVEIAGVRFDWV; from the coding sequence ATGTTTTACGATCAGGCGAAGATTTATGTTAAAGGCGGGGACGGCGGAGCGGGAGCCGTAGCATTCCGTCGAGAGAAATATGTCCCTGAAGGAGGCCCCAGCGGCGGAGATGGCGGGCGCGGAGGGAATGTTGTGTTTATGGGAGATGAAGGGCTAAGAACCCTCGTTGATTTTCGCTATAAACGACATTATAAAGGGGATCGGGGGGAACATGGACAGTCGAAAAATATGAGCGGTCGGGGAGGGGCAGATATTGTTCTGCGTATCCCGGTGGGTACCGTGGTTTTCGATGATGGAACCGGGGAAACCATAGCTGATATTACAGAGCATGGTCAGCGGGTGGTCGTGGCAGCAGGCGGACGGGGAGGCAGGGGTAATGCCCGTTTTATGAGCAATACGAATAAAGCTCCCACCATAGCGGAAAATGGAGAACCGGGCGTGGAACGCTGGCTGCGTTTGGAGTTAAAGCTCTTGGCGGATGTCGGGTTGGTCGGGTTCCCGAATGTGGGAAAATCCACGATTATTTCCAAGGTGTCTGCTGCGAAGCCGAAGATTGCGGATTATCATTTTACCACTTTAGTTCCGAATTTGGGTGTGGTAGATATTGAAGATGGGGAAAGTTTTGTGATGGCGGATATTCCGGGACTGATTGAGGGGGCTCATACAGGGGCTGGATTAGGGCACGAATTCTTACGCCATACGGAACGGACACGCTTGATTCTGCACGTGTTAGATATTTCCGGCTCGGAAGAACGAGATCCCCTTGAGGATTTACGAATTATTCAGGACGAACTGAGCCTCTATAGTCCGGCCCTTGCTGAGCGCCCCGTGATTATTGTCGCTAATAAAATTGATATTCCGGGTGCAGAAGAACATTTGCAGCGTCTGAAAAATGAGGTTGGAGATCGTCACGAAATCTTTGCGGTATCAGCTGCAACCGGGGAAGGTTTAGAAACCTTAATTTATCATATCGCTCAAGTCTTGCCGGATATCCCGGCACCGAAGATTGTCAGCCTGCCGGCCGAGCACCGGGTGACAAAGGCAGAGACAGGCAAGCGGTTTGAAATCCGCAAAGAAGAGGGTCTCTTTATCATTGAAGGTGCTGAAATCGAAAAACATGTTAAGATGACGTTCTTTGATCAAGAGGATAGCATTTATCGTTTCCAAAATATCTTAAAGGTGATGGGGGTTGATGATGCTCTCCGTGAAGAAGGAATCAAAGAAGGAGATCAAGTGGAGATTGCGGGAGTCAGGTTTGATTGGGTATAG
- a CDS encoding ABC transporter permease, whose protein sequence is MTLSDMINFFTRNTRTILEYSENHFTLVLLAVGISLVIWVPVGLLLTKSDKWAARVLSLANTIFCIPSLSMFAILVTIPMFGLGRKSALFALVLYAMMPLIRSVYDGVKNVDRNVIEAAKGMGMSTRRILVEILVPLGMPVIFAGFRVTVVMTTGIAAIATYIGERNLGRFIQEGLVRSNTPMLVTGALIISVIAIGLDTFLGLIEKRVVPKGLRISR, encoded by the coding sequence GTGACATTGTCGGACATGATTAATTTTTTTACAAGAAACACCAGGACCATTCTGGAGTATTCAGAAAATCATTTTACTCTGGTCTTATTGGCAGTGGGGATTTCTCTGGTGATTTGGGTACCTGTCGGGTTATTATTGACGAAAAGTGATAAATGGGCGGCTAGGGTCTTGTCGCTGGCGAACACGATATTTTGTATTCCAAGTTTGTCCATGTTTGCTATTTTGGTAACTATTCCCATGTTCGGCTTGGGCCGAAAATCTGCTTTGTTTGCGTTGGTGCTTTATGCGATGATGCCCTTAATTCGCAGTGTTTATGACGGGGTTAAAAATGTCGACCGCAATGTAATTGAAGCGGCTAAAGGGATGGGTATGAGCACAAGGAGAATTCTTGTTGAAATTCTTGTACCTTTAGGTATGCCCGTTATCTTTGCCGGTTTTCGAGTGACGGTGGTAATGACCACCGGCATTGCGGCGATAGCCACTTACATCGGGGAGCGTAATTTAGGGCGGTTTATTCAGGAAGGCCTCGTTCGTTCTAATACTCCTATGTTGGTCACAGGTGCTTTGATTATCTCGGTGATCGCCATTGGCTTAGATACGTTTCTTGGCTTGATTGAGAAAAGAGTTGTTCCCAAAGGATTAAGAATTAGCCGCTAA
- a CDS encoding FAD binding domain-containing protein: MPKCQFVCPATIADGIEKISAINEDVMFISGGTDLVIKLQSGQIHPDWLMDVSLIPELKFIREADGRIKIGSGTTFAQIGESNLVREKARCLSQAASQVGSAQIRNRATIGGNIANASPAGDSLPALLVLDAWASMIGPQGIRRLPFAQLQAGDGQGLRKKELITEIDFPLWKAQEKARIISAFGKIGSRTAVSIARLNMAVMVEFDVEGQRILNSRWAVGALGRVPFRLKELEQELQGKRVNQELAEDIADHLTGVVDRAIPGRDSREYKREAIRGLAYDLFEDLFPNL; encoded by the coding sequence ATGCCGAAATGTCAGTTTGTTTGTCCAGCGACTATTGCAGACGGGATTGAGAAGATTTCCGCAATTAATGAGGACGTTATGTTTATAAGCGGCGGTACGGACCTTGTCATTAAATTACAGAGCGGTCAGATACATCCTGATTGGCTGATGGATGTTTCTTTGATTCCGGAGCTTAAATTTATTAGGGAAGCTGATGGTAGGATCAAGATTGGGAGCGGGACAACCTTTGCTCAAATCGGTGAGAGTAATCTCGTTCGGGAGAAAGCTCGTTGTTTGAGCCAAGCCGCGTCTCAGGTGGGGTCTGCTCAAATCCGTAACCGGGCTACCATAGGCGGAAATATTGCTAACGCTTCGCCGGCGGGGGACAGTCTACCCGCTTTGCTGGTCCTTGATGCTTGGGCCAGTATGATTGGACCTCAAGGCATTCGGAGATTACCCTTTGCTCAGTTGCAAGCAGGAGATGGCCAAGGTCTGCGTAAGAAGGAATTGATCACTGAGATCGATTTTCCTCTGTGGAAAGCGCAGGAGAAAGCTCGTATTATCAGCGCTTTTGGGAAAATCGGAAGCCGTACCGCGGTTTCGATTGCTCGTTTAAATATGGCGGTAATGGTGGAATTTGATGTTGAGGGTCAGCGGATTTTAAACTCAAGATGGGCAGTGGGAGCGTTAGGGCGTGTCCCCTTTCGTTTAAAGGAGTTGGAGCAGGAATTACAGGGAAAGAGGGTTAACCAAGAACTTGCAGAGGACATTGCCGATCATTTAACAGGAGTAGTGGATCGAGCAATTCCTGGCCGTGACTCCCGGGAGTATAAACGCGAGGCTATTCGAGGTCTGGCTTACGACCTTTTTGAGGATTTGTTCCCTAACCTGTGA
- the rpmA gene encoding 50S ribosomal protein L27 gives MLKMNLQLFAHKKGVGSSRNGRDSNAQRLGLKRGDGQFVTAGTIIVRQRGTKFHPAKNCGLGKDDTLFALIDGYVKFEHKDRTHKQVSVYAERPKTPVAIAQ, from the coding sequence ATGCTAAAAATGAATCTTCAATTGTTCGCCCATAAAAAAGGGGTAGGTAGCTCACGTAACGGCCGGGATAGTAATGCGCAACGCCTTGGTTTAAAACGTGGTGATGGCCAATTCGTGACAGCTGGTACGATTATCGTACGTCAACGCGGTACGAAGTTTCATCCCGCTAAAAACTGTGGTTTGGGTAAAGATGACACCTTGTTTGCTTTAATCGACGGTTATGTCAAGTTTGAGCATAAAGATCGGACACATAAACAAGTAAGTGTTTATGCTGAGCGCCCAAAAACACCGGTGGCTATTGCCCAATAA
- a CDS encoding ABC transporter ATP-binding protein — protein MIVLEQITKQYPGQAMPAVDKLSLSIPKGEICVLVGPSGCGKSTILRMINRMIEPSSGVVKINGEDVTRTDPDQLRMGIGYVIQQIGLLPHRTIAENIAIVPRLYKWPKEKIKQRVDELIVMMGLDLEKTRGKYPSQLSGGQMQRVGVARAMAVDPPIMLMDEPFGAVDPIARTHLQDELLRLQKEIKKTIVFVTHDINEAIKMGDRIAIFNAGKLVQFGTPEEILTNPINEFVEDFIGRDRVVKKLNLYLAEDGMQPVGCTVKEEELENAARKMKDAGAEVAFVINKAGKACGHITSADLDKLENDLEGLRKRVLKTEKAFVQTTTPFPDALSLLLEYDADYLGILKGEVLCGMLSFKGIRKHVYRKEGV, from the coding sequence ATGATCGTACTAGAGCAAATTACAAAACAATACCCAGGTCAAGCAATGCCAGCCGTTGACAAATTATCGCTTTCCATTCCGAAAGGGGAGATATGTGTCTTAGTCGGACCTTCAGGCTGTGGGAAGAGTACTATTTTACGCATGATCAACCGTATGATTGAACCTTCATCCGGGGTCGTCAAGATTAATGGAGAGGATGTGACGCGCACAGATCCGGACCAATTGAGAATGGGGATCGGTTATGTTATTCAACAGATTGGCCTGCTGCCTCACCGCACCATTGCCGAGAATATAGCCATCGTTCCCCGATTGTATAAATGGCCAAAGGAGAAGATCAAGCAGCGTGTTGACGAATTAATCGTTATGATGGGGCTTGATCTGGAAAAGACAAGGGGAAAGTATCCCTCTCAGCTTAGCGGCGGGCAAATGCAGAGAGTTGGGGTCGCCAGGGCAATGGCCGTTGATCCTCCGATAATGTTGATGGATGAGCCCTTTGGCGCAGTTGACCCGATAGCCCGGACGCATCTGCAGGATGAATTGCTCCGTTTACAGAAGGAGATTAAGAAGACCATTGTTTTTGTTACCCATGATATTAATGAAGCTATAAAAATGGGGGACAGGATTGCTATTTTTAATGCTGGAAAGCTAGTTCAATTCGGAACTCCGGAAGAGATTTTGACCAATCCAATCAATGAGTTTGTCGAAGATTTTATCGGTCGTGACCGGGTTGTGAAAAAGTTGAACCTTTATTTGGCTGAAGACGGAATGCAGCCGGTTGGTTGTACCGTAAAGGAAGAGGAACTGGAGAATGCTGCCCGGAAAATGAAGGATGCGGGAGCCGAGGTGGCTTTTGTTATTAATAAAGCCGGCAAGGCTTGCGGGCACATTACCTCTGCTGATCTTGACAAGCTTGAAAACGATTTGGAGGGGTTAAGAAAACGGGTTCTTAAGACGGAGAAAGCCTTTGTTCAGACAACCACTCCGTTTCCTGATGCGCTTTCTTTATTACTGGAATATGATGCTGATTATCTAGGAATTCTGAAGGGCGAGGTACTTTGCGGGATGCTCTCTTTCAAGGGGATCAGGAAGCATGTTTATAGGAAAGAGGGTGTGTAG
- a CDS encoding sigma-54 interaction domain-containing protein, whose product MPVGDIMIQVFRHLFNSIDEGIIVTDTEGKIIFYNAEMAKLEELLSEHVVGKHLNEVYDAVTVESSEHLSVVLTREPVLEKHKAYFTNKGKEVTIVASTFPVIEDDQVVAVYSVCKDITKFKELLTKTMQLHDQIGLEGQEQRSNNGTRYTFDSIVYASSTMKRLIASAKKAAVADGFILVFGETGTGKELLVQAIHNHSPRKNEPFVAINCAAIPETLLESILFGTAKGAFTGAVESKGLFQQAGQGTLFLDELNCMSIALQAKILRVVQEKMVRRVGGTTEIPIHCRVISSTNVDPWESVNNGSMRKDLFYRLAVMTLFIPPLKDRKEDIEALIHFFLNRYQKIYGLGEVQIGDDLKNVFLRYIWPGNVRELEHILESAMNMLDGRKVITMDHLPHYLKAKFLSQEVSSTELYKKGSGTLAHALREVEKQVLWEALKAHSGNVTRAAQSLGIARQNLQYRMKKLGMHKF is encoded by the coding sequence ATGCCTGTAGGTGATATTATGATTCAAGTTTTTAGGCATCTCTTCAATTCAATTGACGAAGGGATCATTGTTACAGATACTGAGGGTAAGATCATCTTTTATAATGCAGAAATGGCTAAGTTAGAAGAATTGTTATCGGAACATGTTGTTGGAAAGCACCTGAATGAGGTCTATGATGCGGTTACTGTGGAAAGCAGTGAACACTTGAGTGTTGTGCTTACCCGTGAACCTGTTCTTGAGAAGCATAAAGCCTATTTTACAAACAAAGGTAAAGAGGTCACGATTGTAGCCAGTACGTTTCCCGTGATAGAAGACGATCAGGTGGTTGCGGTCTATTCCGTGTGTAAAGATATTACCAAGTTTAAAGAATTGTTAACTAAGACGATGCAGTTACACGACCAGATTGGGTTGGAAGGGCAGGAGCAGCGCAGTAATAATGGAACCCGTTATACCTTTGATTCGATTGTCTATGCCAGCTCAACGATGAAACGCTTAATTGCTTCTGCTAAGAAAGCAGCGGTAGCGGATGGATTTATCTTAGTGTTTGGCGAGACCGGAACGGGTAAGGAACTACTGGTTCAAGCCATTCATAATCATAGCCCTAGAAAAAATGAACCTTTTGTAGCAATTAACTGTGCGGCAATTCCGGAAACCTTGCTGGAAAGCATCCTATTTGGGACGGCCAAGGGGGCTTTTACAGGAGCCGTGGAATCAAAGGGACTGTTCCAACAAGCAGGTCAGGGAACCTTGTTTTTAGATGAATTAAATTGTATGAGTATCGCTTTGCAGGCCAAGATTTTACGAGTCGTTCAAGAAAAAATGGTGAGGCGGGTTGGCGGGACAACGGAGATTCCTATTCACTGCCGGGTGATCAGTTCTACGAATGTTGATCCTTGGGAGTCAGTAAACAATGGGAGCATGCGTAAAGATCTTTTTTATCGCCTGGCCGTTATGACCCTCTTTATTCCCCCTTTGAAGGATCGGAAGGAAGATATTGAAGCTTTGATTCACTTTTTTTTGAACCGGTATCAAAAAATCTATGGCTTAGGTGAGGTTCAAATTGGTGATGATCTAAAGAATGTTTTCCTTAGATATATATGGCCGGGAAATGTACGCGAATTAGAGCACATTCTTGAAAGCGCAATGAACATGCTGGACGGCCGGAAGGTTATAACTATGGACCATTTACCTCATTATCTAAAGGCAAAGTTTCTCAGTCAGGAGGTGAGTTCAACCGAGCTCTACAAAAAGGGGTCCGGCACTTTAGCTCATGCTTTGCGTGAGGTAGAGAAGCAAGTGCTGTGGGAAGCATTGAAAGCTCATAGCGGGAATGTCACCAGGGCTGCTCAATCCTTAGGAATTGCTCGGCAAAATCTCCAATACAGGATGAAAAAATTAGGAATGCATAAATTTTAA
- a CDS encoding ABC transporter permease, which produces MSLLEGLRGALFSLRTNKLRSGLTMLGIIIGIAAVIAVVTVGLGGKAAIMQEMEKSGVNLFVLYAKSVGTSGQAEGSRLTLQDGESLKRAHPQIKLLLPASIEYTALEVNQKRSSAMVVGTTPEFADLRNRDIARGRFFSEEEFAADRRVVVIDQTLGENLFGAGNPLGQQVIVQSVPCRVIGVLAKDKSAFSQFNVGPQNAYAYMPWGTWSDVFQSRRVDQLEGATYREADLAATIDSAKRILNVRHGTNDEYEAFNVQQLVQSAKTIMQILTSFIGLVAGISLLVGGIGIMNIMLVSVTERTREIGLRKAVGAKERDILLQFLLEAIVLSLIGGIMGIALGVGSALIASNLLNWPPLLSGWAIIFAVSFSIGVGLFFGFYPALKAAKLEPMAALRYE; this is translated from the coding sequence ATGAGTCTCTTAGAGGGATTACGAGGGGCGCTTTTTAGCCTGAGGACCAATAAGCTGCGCTCGGGGTTGACGATGCTGGGAATTATTATTGGGATTGCCGCAGTGATCGCCGTTGTCACAGTCGGTCTGGGAGGCAAGGCGGCTATTATGCAGGAAATGGAGAAAAGCGGAGTTAACTTGTTTGTCCTGTACGCCAAGTCTGTTGGGACTAGTGGGCAGGCTGAGGGAAGTCGCCTGACTCTGCAGGATGGGGAAAGCTTAAAACGGGCCCACCCCCAAATTAAGCTATTGCTGCCGGCGAGTATTGAGTATACGGCTTTAGAGGTCAACCAAAAGCGTTCTTCAGCCATGGTTGTGGGAACCACCCCGGAGTTTGCAGACTTGCGCAATCGGGATATTGCCAGGGGACGTTTTTTTTCTGAGGAGGAGTTTGCCGCGGACCGCCGGGTGGTGGTGATCGACCAAACCTTAGGGGAGAATCTATTTGGGGCCGGAAATCCATTAGGGCAGCAGGTTATCGTTCAGAGTGTTCCTTGTCGGGTGATTGGGGTTTTGGCCAAGGATAAATCTGCCTTTTCTCAATTTAACGTAGGGCCCCAGAATGCCTATGCTTATATGCCTTGGGGAACCTGGTCGGATGTGTTTCAGTCTCGGCGGGTGGACCAATTGGAAGGGGCGACCTACCGGGAGGCGGATTTAGCCGCTACGATTGACAGTGCCAAGCGCATTTTAAACGTGCGCCATGGGACGAACGATGAGTACGAGGCCTTTAATGTCCAGCAATTAGTGCAATCAGCGAAGACGATTATGCAGATTCTGACGAGTTTTATTGGTTTAGTTGCCGGAATATCTCTCTTAGTGGGAGGGATTGGGATTATGAATATTATGTTGGTGTCTGTGACAGAACGCACCCGGGAGATCGGATTGCGCAAAGCTGTGGGGGCTAAAGAACGGGACATTTTACTGCAATTTCTATTAGAAGCGATTGTTTTATCTCTGATCGGGGGAATTATGGGGATCGCTTTGGGGGTAGGGAGTGCGCTGATAGCGTCGAACCTTTTAAACTGGCCGCCGCTTTTGTCCGGATGGGCAATTATATTTGCCGTATCCTTTTCGATTGGAGTGGGACTTTTCTTCGGCTTTTATCCCGCCTTAAAAGCGGCTAAGCTGGAACCGATGGCGGCCTTGAGATATGAGTAG
- a CDS encoding ABC transporter permease — protein sequence MRWENFRFALFEKAPEALLEHSMIVVITIGIAILISIPLGVFLSRPKFRKFGLVTLNILNLLQAVPGIAVIALALPILGLGMKPAIVALLFQSLLPIVRNTIAGLLGVSSDVKEAASGMGMSQRKILFEVEIPLAIPIILSGIRTATVYVVSMGTLASLIGAGGLGNLIMGGLALFRPEYLLVGAGLGALMAIFLDRMINYLEYRITPPGMKVE from the coding sequence ATGAGGTGGGAGAATTTCAGGTTTGCTCTATTCGAGAAAGCACCGGAGGCTTTATTGGAGCATTCCATGATCGTTGTGATCACCATAGGGATTGCAATCCTGATTTCTATACCGCTCGGGGTGTTTCTAAGCCGTCCGAAATTTAGAAAGTTTGGTCTTGTCACCCTTAACATCCTGAATCTTTTACAAGCTGTGCCCGGGATTGCTGTTATTGCTCTGGCTTTACCGATTCTTGGTTTGGGAATGAAACCTGCCATAGTTGCTCTTCTATTCCAAAGCCTGTTGCCCATCGTCAGAAATACGATTGCCGGTTTATTGGGAGTTAGTTCAGATGTTAAGGAAGCGGCGAGCGGTATGGGAATGTCCCAGCGAAAAATACTTTTCGAAGTAGAAATTCCCTTAGCTATCCCGATTATTCTGAGCGGTATCCGGACGGCGACAGTTTACGTTGTGAGTATGGGTACATTGGCTTCTTTAATCGGGGCAGGAGGTTTGGGCAATCTTATTATGGGCGGTTTAGCTCTTTTCCGGCCTGAATACTTGCTGGTTGGCGCGGGGCTGGGGGCGCTGATGGCAATCTTTTTAGATCGGATGATTAACTATCTGGAGTATCGGATTACTCCGCCGGGGATGAAGGTCGAGTAG
- the yhbY gene encoding ribosome assembly RNA-binding protein YhbY, with protein sequence MLTGKQKRFLRAMGNEMDPILQVGKGGITENVVTQTSETIEARELIKGRVLQNCLEEPKTVAAELAERTGSDLVQVIGRNFLLFKQSKDKPVIELPK encoded by the coding sequence GTGTTAACAGGTAAACAAAAACGTTTTTTACGGGCCATGGGGAATGAAATGGATCCTATCCTTCAGGTGGGTAAGGGCGGAATTACGGAAAATGTCGTAACTCAAACGAGCGAGACCATAGAAGCCCGGGAGTTGATCAAGGGCCGAGTCTTGCAAAACTGCCTGGAGGAGCCGAAAACCGTGGCTGCAGAACTTGCCGAACGGACTGGGTCAGATCTTGTCCAAGTTATCGGGCGTAACTTCTTGTTGTTTAAGCAGTCAAAGGATAAGCCAGTCATAGAACTGCCGAAGTAA
- a CDS encoding Spo0B domain-containing protein: MTKIERVLLSELLQWYRLQRHDYMNHWQVIMGNLQLNRPEEALRYMRETSVASLEEQKIAQISEPFLGAILLGFLIRLSHEGVIATLDFPEEMKQADFWKDHWREEYVDGLYGYTTEWMEVVSNFRDSKDLNAEVYLFDEPGGMTCQFILSDEASVLWDKLVTFNS, translated from the coding sequence ATGACAAAGATAGAACGGGTTCTTTTGTCAGAGTTGTTACAGTGGTATCGCTTGCAAAGGCATGATTATATGAATCACTGGCAGGTGATTATGGGCAATTTACAGCTTAATCGGCCTGAAGAGGCCCTAAGGTACATGCGGGAGACGAGCGTTGCTTCGCTCGAAGAACAAAAAATAGCGCAGATTTCCGAACCTTTTTTGGGAGCGATTCTATTAGGTTTCTTGATTCGTTTGAGTCATGAAGGAGTTATTGCTACCTTGGATTTTCCGGAAGAGATGAAGCAGGCGGACTTTTGGAAAGATCATTGGCGGGAAGAATATGTGGATGGGTTATACGGGTACACTACGGAATGGATGGAAGTAGTTTCAAACTTTAGAGACTCTAAAGATTTAAATGCTGAAGTTTATTTATTCGATGAGCCGGGGGGCATGACTTGTCAGTTTATCTTATCTGATGAGGCGTCAGTCCTCTGGGATAAATTAGTGACGTTTAACAGTTAA